From one Phocoena sinus isolate mPhoSin1 chromosome 6, mPhoSin1.pri, whole genome shotgun sequence genomic stretch:
- the GSN gene encoding gelsolin isoform X4 codes for MCRGTCEKTHIQNHALTYPGAHRSHLLCLDVGTCVLHRLSPGQAENKDIYQWCGSKSNRFERLKATQVSKGIRDNERSGRAHVHVSEEGSEPEAMLQVLGPKPALPEGAKDTAKEDAANRKLAKLYKVSNGAGTMSVSLVADENPFAQGALKSEDCFILDHGKDGKIFVWKGRQANVEERKAALKTASNFISKMDYPKQTQVSVLPEGGETPLFKQFFKNWRDLDQTDGLGLTYLSSHIANIERVPFDAATLHTSTAMAAQHGMDDNGTGQKQIWRIEGSNKVPVDPATYGQFYGGDSYIILYNYRHGGRQGQIIYNWQGAQSTQDEVAASAILTAQLDEELGGTPVQSRVVQGKEPAHLMSLFGGKPMIIYRGGTSREGGQTAPASTRLFQVRASSSGATRAVEVIPKAGVLNSNDAFVLKTPSAAYLWVGTGASEAEKTGAQELLQVLRAQPVQVAEGSEPDSFWEALGGKAAYRTSPRLKDKKMDAHPPRLFACSNKIGRFVIEEVPGELMQEDLATDDVMLLDTWDQVFVWVGKDSEEEERTEALTSAKRYIETDPANRDRRTPITMVKQGFEPPSFVGWFLGWDDNYWSMDPLDRALAELAA; via the exons ATGTGTAGGGGTACCTGTGAAAAAACACATATCCAAAATCATGCACTCACATACCCTGGTGCACACAGATCCCACCTGTTGTGCTTGGATGTGGGCACGTGTGTGCTCCACCGGCTGTCACCTGGGCAAGCAGAGAACAAG GACATCTATCAGTGGTGCGGCTCCAAGAGCAACCGTTTTGAGAGGCTGAAGGCCACACAGGTGTCCAAGGGCATCCGAGACAACGAGCGGAGTGGCCGGGCCCATGTGCACGTGTCCGAGGAGGGCTCCGAGCCGGAGGCGATGCTCCAG GTGCTGGGTCCCAAGCCGGCTCTGCCCGAGGGTGCCAAGGACACAGCCAAGGAGGATGCAGCCAACCGCAAGCTGGCCAAGCTCTACAAG GTCTCCAATGGCGCGGGCACCATGTCGGTCTCCCTCGTGGCTGATGAGAACCCCTTCGCCCAGGGGGCCTTGAAGTCCGAGGACTGCTTCATCCTGGACCATGGCAAAGATGGGAAAATCTTTGTCTGGAAAG GCAGGCAGGCCAACgtggaggagaggaaggctgCCCTCAAAACGGCCTCCAACTTCATCTCCAAGATGGACTACCCCAAGCAGACCCAG gTCTCCGTCCTTCCTGAGGGTGGCGAGACCCCACTGTTCAAACAGTTCTTCAAGAACTGGCGCGACCTAGACCAGACGGATGGCCTGGGCCTGACCTATCTCTCCAGCCACATCGCCAACATAGAGCGCGTGCCCTTCGACGCCGCCACCCTGCACACCTCCACTGCAATGGCCGCCCAGCACGGCATGGATGACAATGGCACAGGCCAGAAACAG ATCTGGAGAATTGAAGGCTCCAACAAAGTGCCCGTGGACCCCGCCACGTATGGACAGTTCTACGGTGGTGACAGCTACATCATTCTGTACAACTACCGTCATGGCGGCCGTCAGGGACAGATCATCTACAACTG GCAGGGTGCCCAGTCCACCCAGGATGAGGTCGCCGCATCTGCCATCCTGACTGCCCAGCTGGATGAGGAACTGGGAGGTACTCCTGTCCAG AGCCGTGTGGTCCAAGGCAAGGAGCCTGCTCACCTCATGAGCCTGTTTGGCGGGAAACCCATGATCATCTACAGGGGTGGCACCTCCCGCGAGGGTGGACAGACAGCTCCTGCCAGTACCCGCCTCTTCCAGGTCCGGGCCAGCAGTTCTGGAGCCACCCGAGCTGTTGAG GTGATCCCCAAGGCTGGCGTGCTAAACTCCAACGATGCCTTTGTCCTGAAAACCCCCTCCGCCGCCTACCTGTGGGTGGGTACAGGAGCCAGCGAGGCAGAGAAGACCGGGGCCCAGGAGCTGCTCCAGGTGCTTCGGGCCCAACCTGTGCAAGTGGCAGAAGGCAGCGAGCCAG ACAGCTTCTGGGAGGCCCTGGGTGGGAAGGCCGCCTACCGCACGTCCCCACGGCTGAAGGACAAGAAGATGGATGCCCACCCTCCTCGCCTCTTCGCCTGCTCCAACAAGATCGGACGTTTTGTG ATCGAAGAGGTCCCTGGCGAGCTCATGCAGGAAGACCTGGCCACCGATGACGTCATGCTTCTGGACACCTGGGACCAG GTCTTTGTCTGGGTTGGAAAGGATtctgaagaagaggaaaggacagAAGCCTTGACCTCTG CTAAGCGGTACATCGAGACAGACCCAGCTAATCGTGATAGGCGGACCCCTATCACCATGGTGAAGCAAGGCTTTGAGCCTCCCTCCTTCGTGGGCTGGTTCCTTGGCTGGGATGACAACTATTGGTCTATGGATCCCTTGGACAGGGCCCTAGCTGAGCTGGCTGCCTGA